The following proteins come from a genomic window of Corynebacterium falsenii:
- a CDS encoding TrmH family RNA methyltransferase, with the protein MTSALPRPIRIDDPDDPRLDDIRDLNSSDNRPDLPGGKGLVIAEGPLVVPRLLASRYPVRCVVGFPGKLDSFLSSLSSDATTLPTDQPVPDCYVVSRETLKQVAGFDMHRGLVAAADRVEPATVGEVLDEVDARWEAGQASGIVAVLEGVGDHENIGALFRNAAGLGVDAVLFGAATADPLYRRSVRVSMGHVLRTPFAKFPGTTTTWQHDLTELTRRGYTVIALTPNTDVSLQEAVAEARARATNAGANNAGANSARARVAIMVGAEGPGLTEHAMRAADIRAAIPMAPGTDSLNVATAAAIGFYAAAH; encoded by the coding sequence GTGACTTCAGCTTTGCCCCGCCCCATCCGCATCGATGACCCCGACGACCCGCGCCTGGACGACATTCGGGATCTCAACTCCTCGGATAATCGTCCGGATCTGCCCGGCGGGAAGGGACTCGTCATCGCCGAGGGCCCGCTGGTCGTTCCTCGGCTCCTGGCGAGCCGCTATCCCGTGCGGTGTGTGGTGGGCTTTCCCGGCAAGCTGGATTCATTTTTGTCTTCTTTGTCATCCGACGCCACCACGCTGCCCACCGACCAGCCCGTTCCGGATTGTTACGTGGTGTCCCGCGAGACGTTGAAACAGGTGGCTGGCTTCGACATGCACCGTGGTTTGGTGGCCGCGGCGGATCGGGTGGAGCCCGCCACGGTGGGCGAGGTCCTCGACGAGGTCGACGCCCGCTGGGAGGCCGGGCAGGCCAGCGGCATCGTCGCGGTGCTCGAGGGCGTGGGGGATCACGAAAACATCGGGGCGCTTTTCCGCAACGCCGCCGGCTTGGGCGTGGATGCCGTTCTCTTCGGCGCCGCCACGGCCGATCCCCTGTATCGCCGCAGTGTGCGCGTGAGCATGGGGCACGTTTTGCGCACCCCGTTCGCGAAGTTCCCCGGCACCACGACGACGTGGCAGCACGATCTCACCGAACTTACCCGACGCGGCTACACCGTCATTGCCCTTACGCCGAACACGGATGTGTCGCTACAGGAAGCGGTGGCCGAAGCTCGAGCGCGTGCTACCAATGCTGGCGCAAACAATGCCGGTGCGAATAGTGCCCGAGCGCGGGTGGCCATCATGGTGGGAGCCGAGGGGCCGGGCCTCACGGAGCACGCCATGCGGGCTGCGGATATCCGCGCGGCGATCCCGATGGCACCCGGCACTGACTCCCTCAACGTGGCCACCGCCGCGGCGATCGGGTTCTACGCCGCAGCGCACTAG
- a CDS encoding DUF6928 family protein, whose translation MTLVTLWFVSAAEPRTVLATEPHADRGFARKYLAQLNPAWPLTHIGDFDMTRSTSPGAHEFYIGAYSGLSVVQTIIPDLRRLSELPERYRILVPAADVYATAVADHADTESFVSVGDDSLEDRLDATYGGFAHWSGGELKRSFCATRETVFEDIGLPAPFELSFWEGTTEAQGIQLPFVPREAAATAAQEWLGFPVSDDGPTIPIAAFAVDGRPEAKSSEYDGLTHGNSPQARDGNVSLYSDEQGYDDYAARGPGEEPSGKDVAKNVVSSVVRATGSGVRKGLRGLQGISHKIGDEVRRRARGNN comes from the coding sequence GTGACTCTCGTGACTCTCTGGTTTGTCAGCGCTGCTGAGCCGCGCACCGTCCTCGCCACAGAACCCCACGCCGACCGCGGCTTTGCCCGCAAGTATCTGGCGCAGCTCAACCCAGCGTGGCCGCTGACGCACATCGGTGATTTCGACATGACGCGCAGCACCTCCCCCGGCGCCCACGAGTTCTACATTGGCGCCTATTCCGGCCTGTCCGTGGTGCAGACGATCATTCCGGACCTCCGGCGCCTCTCCGAGCTCCCGGAGCGCTACCGCATCCTCGTGCCCGCCGCTGATGTGTACGCCACGGCCGTGGCCGATCACGCAGATACGGAATCTTTTGTGTCCGTCGGCGATGATTCCTTGGAAGATAGGCTCGACGCCACCTACGGCGGCTTTGCCCACTGGTCTGGTGGGGAGCTCAAGCGGTCGTTCTGTGCCACCCGCGAAACGGTTTTTGAGGACATTGGATTGCCCGCCCCCTTCGAGTTGAGCTTTTGGGAGGGCACCACGGAGGCGCAGGGCATCCAGTTGCCGTTCGTCCCCCGCGAGGCGGCCGCCACGGCGGCGCAGGAGTGGCTCGGCTTCCCCGTCTCCGACGACGGCCCGACCATCCCCATCGCGGCGTTCGCGGTGGATGGGCGCCCGGAGGCGAAGTCGAGTGAGTACGACGGCCTGACGCACGGCAACTCACCCCAAGCGCGCGATGGCAACGTCTCCCTCTACTCCGACGAGCAAGGATACGACGATTACGCCGCCCGCGGGCCCGGCGAGGAACCAAGCGGCAAGGATGTCGCCAAGAACGTGGTCAGTTCCGTGGTTCGAGCCACGGGGTCGGGCGTGCGCAAGGGCCTTCGGGGGCTGCAGGGGATCTCGCACAAGATCGGCGACGAGGTCCGCCGCCGCGCCCGCGGCAACAACTAG
- the sepH gene encoding septation protein SepH, whose product MQELKFIAAESDSSSLILRAVDADTEFFLPVTGDLRSFLLDAATSAPSPAQPVAPASASNPQLEAVETTEDPSPNPASDADSTEASGSTAEATAATSAGTDSSDSSAESAQPRPRRPRISLSPREIQARIRHGASVAELAEETGSDESRLEPYAWPILQERSRIADLAHSAHPVSSEGASNLTLWEVLATALAARGENLSDSEWNAYQNPSKKWIVTVTWEKSVAGQTSLHAAEFQLDLDPTGPSLAHPYNSIAGDLIDPRYGQPVRHVAPVTPLSAVPQHEADYPADDGRDQAGSARRHPSAAARHGDPSNNDSGTTPAGSPNDSDETPAEQTDEFLLHPQNQPDRSRRKRKAVTPHWEDVLLGVRTNPKKKK is encoded by the coding sequence GTGCAAGAGCTGAAGTTCATCGCAGCCGAGAGCGATTCGTCATCGCTCATCTTGCGCGCAGTGGATGCAGACACCGAATTCTTCCTCCCGGTGACCGGGGATCTTCGTTCTTTTCTTCTCGACGCCGCTACGTCCGCCCCTTCCCCCGCTCAGCCTGTCGCGCCTGCCAGCGCCAGCAACCCGCAGCTCGAAGCGGTGGAAACCACGGAAGACCCATCGCCTAACCCAGCATCCGACGCAGATTCGACCGAAGCGTCTGGCAGCACAGCGGAGGCAACAGCCGCCACATCCGCTGGCACTGACTCGTCTGACTCGTCGGCCGAGTCCGCCCAGCCCCGCCCTCGCCGGCCCCGCATTTCCCTGAGCCCCCGCGAGATCCAGGCCCGGATCCGGCACGGCGCGAGCGTCGCTGAGCTGGCAGAGGAAACCGGCTCAGACGAGTCGCGCCTCGAGCCCTACGCGTGGCCGATTCTGCAGGAGCGCTCCCGCATCGCCGATTTGGCGCACTCCGCCCACCCGGTGAGCAGCGAGGGCGCGTCCAACCTCACCCTCTGGGAGGTCCTGGCCACGGCTCTTGCCGCCCGCGGCGAGAACCTCTCCGACTCCGAGTGGAATGCCTACCAGAACCCCTCGAAGAAGTGGATCGTCACCGTGACGTGGGAGAAGTCGGTAGCCGGCCAGACGTCGCTGCACGCCGCAGAGTTCCAGCTGGACCTCGACCCCACCGGCCCGTCCCTGGCGCACCCGTACAACAGCATTGCGGGCGATCTCATCGATCCGCGCTACGGCCAGCCCGTTCGCCACGTCGCCCCGGTCACGCCTCTGTCGGCTGTTCCCCAGCACGAGGCCGACTACCCCGCCGATGATGGGCGCGATCAGGCCGGATCCGCTCGCCGTCACCCGTCGGCCGCAGCCCGCCACGGCGATCCATCGAACAACGATTCCGGCACCACTCCCGCCGGCTCCCCCAACGATTCCGACGAAACCCCCGCGGAACAAACGGACGAGTTCCTGCTACACCCGCAGAATCAGCCCGACCGCTCGCGCCGGAAGCGCAAGGCCGTCACCCCGCACTGGGAGGACGTGCTCCTCGGCGTTCGTACCAATCCCAAGAAAAAGAAGTAG
- the serC gene encoding phosphoserine transaminase has product MSSDNFPTLPSDLIPADGRFGCGPSKVRPEQLQAIQDHADIMGTSHRQAGVKDVVGSVREGLSELFSLPDGYEIILSLGGATAFWDSAAFGLIRNKSAHLTYGEFSGKFASVSKKAPWLDEPQVVAAEPGTAPSPSELDGTDADLVGWAHNETSTGAMVPVTRPNTEALVAIDATSGAGGLPVDMNEADVYYFSPQKCFASDGGLWLAAFSPAALDRVEEIAATDRFIPAFLDLKTAVDNSRKNQTYNTPAVGTLLMLDNQVQWMNANGGLDGMVKRTTESSSILYKWAENRAEATPFVADPKSRSLVVGTIDFSDDIDAAAIAKILRANGILDTEPYRKLGRNQLRIGMFPAIDPSDIEKLTGAIDYILDNGHAAK; this is encoded by the coding sequence ATGAGCTCCGACAACTTCCCCACCCTCCCCTCTGATCTGATCCCCGCCGATGGCCGCTTCGGATGTGGCCCGTCCAAGGTGCGCCCCGAGCAGCTCCAGGCCATCCAGGACCACGCTGACATCATGGGCACCTCCCACCGCCAGGCTGGTGTGAAGGATGTCGTGGGATCGGTTCGCGAGGGTCTCAGCGAGCTCTTCAGCTTGCCGGACGGCTACGAGATCATCCTGTCCCTCGGTGGCGCCACGGCGTTTTGGGATTCCGCCGCGTTCGGCCTGATCCGCAACAAGTCCGCTCACCTCACCTACGGCGAATTCTCCGGCAAGTTCGCCAGCGTGTCCAAGAAGGCTCCCTGGTTGGATGAGCCCCAGGTCGTTGCCGCTGAGCCCGGCACCGCCCCCTCCCCCAGCGAGCTGGATGGCACGGATGCCGACCTCGTTGGGTGGGCTCACAACGAGACCTCCACGGGCGCCATGGTTCCCGTCACCCGCCCGAACACCGAGGCCCTCGTGGCCATCGATGCCACCTCCGGCGCCGGCGGCCTTCCCGTCGACATGAACGAGGCCGACGTCTACTACTTCAGCCCCCAGAAGTGCTTCGCCTCCGATGGTGGCCTGTGGCTGGCTGCCTTCTCCCCCGCAGCTCTCGACCGCGTGGAGGAGATCGCTGCCACCGATCGCTTCATTCCCGCCTTCCTGGATCTGAAGACGGCCGTGGATAACTCCCGCAAGAACCAGACCTACAACACCCCGGCCGTGGGCACCTTGCTCATGCTCGACAACCAGGTGCAGTGGATGAACGCCAACGGCGGTCTGGACGGCATGGTCAAGCGCACCACCGAGTCCTCCTCCATCCTTTACAAGTGGGCCGAGAACCGCGCCGAGGCAACCCCCTTCGTGGCTGATCCGAAGTCCCGCTCCCTCGTCGTGGGCACCATCGACTTCTCCGACGATATCGATGCCGCCGCCATCGCCAAGATCCTGCGCGCCAACGGCATCCTGGACACCGAGCCGTACCGCAAGCTCGGTCGCAACCAGCTGCGCATCGGCATGTTCCCCGCCATCGATCCCTCGGATATCGAGAAGCTGACCGGCGCCATCGATTACATCCTCGATAACGGCCACGCCGCCAAGTAG
- a CDS encoding citrate synthase, with the protein MASDNKDKAVLHYPGGEYEMDIVHATEGNDGVYLGKMLAETGLTTLDTGYMNTAPTKSDITFIDGDKGILQYRGYDIADLANNATFNEVSYLLINGELPNDEQKEEFNSNIRKHTLLDEDFKAQFRVFPRDAHPMSVLASSLNILSTYYQDSLDPLNKDFQKLNTYRLMAKVPMLAAYAYRASKGKPYMYPDNSLNARQNFLRQMFGYPTEPFQDDPIVTKALDKLLILHADHEQNCSTSTVRMVASSQANMFVSIAAGINALSGPLHGGANQAVLEMLEEIQANGGDATDFMKRVKNKEPGVKLMGFGHRVYKNYDPRAAIIKESAHEIIDHLGGDELLDLALKLEEIALADDYFIERKLYPNVDFYTGLIYRAMGFPTEFFTVLFAMGRLPGWIAQYLEQINDPAGKINRPRQIYTGPAARKLQ; encoded by the coding sequence ATGGCTTCCGACAATAAGGACAAGGCCGTACTCCACTACCCCGGTGGAGAATACGAAATGGACATTGTCCACGCCACCGAAGGCAACGACGGTGTGTACTTGGGCAAGATGCTGGCCGAGACCGGCCTGACCACCCTGGACACGGGCTACATGAACACCGCGCCCACCAAGTCTGATATCACCTTCATCGACGGTGACAAGGGTATTCTGCAGTACCGCGGTTACGACATCGCTGATCTGGCGAACAACGCCACCTTCAACGAGGTCTCCTACCTGCTGATCAACGGCGAGCTGCCGAACGACGAGCAGAAGGAAGAGTTCAACTCCAACATCCGCAAGCACACTCTGCTGGATGAGGACTTTAAAGCTCAGTTCCGCGTGTTCCCGCGCGACGCTCACCCGATGAGCGTGCTGGCTTCCTCCCTCAACATCCTGTCCACCTACTACCAGGACTCCCTGGATCCCCTGAACAAGGACTTCCAGAAGCTCAACACCTACCGCCTCATGGCTAAGGTGCCGATGCTCGCGGCTTACGCTTACCGCGCATCCAAGGGCAAGCCCTACATGTACCCGGACAACTCCCTGAACGCGCGCCAGAACTTCCTGCGCCAGATGTTCGGCTACCCGACCGAGCCCTTCCAGGACGATCCGATCGTCACCAAGGCTCTGGACAAGCTGCTCATCCTGCACGCTGACCACGAGCAGAACTGCTCCACCTCCACCGTGCGCATGGTTGCCTCCTCCCAGGCCAACATGTTCGTCTCCATCGCTGCAGGCATCAACGCCCTGTCCGGCCCGCTGCACGGCGGCGCCAACCAGGCCGTTCTCGAGATGCTCGAGGAGATCCAGGCCAACGGCGGCGACGCAACTGACTTCATGAAGCGCGTGAAGAACAAGGAGCCCGGCGTTAAGCTCATGGGCTTCGGTCACCGCGTGTACAAGAACTACGACCCGCGTGCGGCCATCATCAAGGAGTCCGCACACGAGATCATCGACCACCTCGGTGGCGACGAGCTGCTGGATCTCGCCCTCAAGCTGGAAGAGATCGCACTGGCCGACGACTACTTCATCGAGCGCAAGCTCTACCCGAACGTCGACTTCTACACCGGCCTGATCTACCGCGCCATGGGCTTCCCCACGGAGTTCTTCACCGTGCTGTTCGCCATGGGCCGCCTGCCCGGCTGGATCGCTCAGTACCTCGAGCAGATCAACGACCCGGCTGGCAAGATCAACCGTCCTCGCCAGATCTACACCGGCCCCGCTGCTCGCAAGCTGCAGTAA
- a CDS encoding FKBP-type peptidyl-prolyl cis-trans isomerase, producing the protein MSKPQVDHQSGPAPEDLVIEDITVGDGEEAVPGGMVKVHYVGVEYETGEEFDSSWDRGGPIEFPLVGLIEGWQEGIPGMKVGGRRKLTIPPEKAYGPKELGHELSGLTLVFIIDLIDVN; encoded by the coding sequence ATGTCAAAGCCACAAGTTGACCACCAATCCGGGCCCGCCCCCGAGGATCTGGTGATCGAGGACATCACCGTTGGTGATGGCGAGGAAGCAGTCCCCGGTGGCATGGTGAAAGTGCACTACGTGGGCGTGGAATACGAAACCGGCGAGGAGTTCGACTCCTCGTGGGACCGTGGAGGCCCCATCGAATTCCCGCTCGTTGGCCTCATCGAGGGCTGGCAGGAAGGCATCCCAGGCATGAAGGTCGGTGGGCGACGCAAGCTCACCATCCCCCCAGAGAAGGCCTACGGCCCGAAGGAACTCGGCCACGAGCTGTCCGGCCTCACCCTCGTGTTCATCATTGACCTTATCGATGTGAACTAA
- a CDS encoding ABC transporter permease encodes MSYSSMNTINTVAGREIKTALRSKSIIITIALTLVLVIGGIIAASFFADDDSEPARLGVVGVQAPVVDAATRALGQNAGVVTESMTESREDAISQVKNENVAAVLLKTDKGFDLITDGDASPEVMGAASTIASTLSQGTALQRLGISPQQFAEAMPPAEITTVNVKDDNSSEVNMPAVVMVMIGSSLMSLFIILFAANIGGRVTEEKSSRVVEIILSTVRPLDFLAGKILGNTVFGLIAAAIVLGAGAITVSTTNVLDGFPFDYGILGLMLLAFVLGMLLFGSLYAAAGSMVSRTEDLQSTQMPVMILVFGMIYTPVFGWNSLDSTVMQVLTWIPPFSLPTIPLQVAAGNMSYPLALVDYAVSAVVIVLLMVLVSKIYQRSILHNGKKMSWAKALTAKA; translated from the coding sequence ATGAGCTATTCGTCCATGAACACCATCAACACCGTCGCCGGCCGTGAGATCAAGACCGCGCTGCGGAGCAAGAGCATCATCATTACCATTGCCCTCACGCTCGTCCTCGTCATCGGCGGCATCATCGCCGCGTCATTTTTCGCCGACGACGACAGCGAGCCTGCTCGCCTCGGCGTCGTCGGCGTTCAAGCTCCTGTGGTCGACGCCGCTACGCGGGCCCTGGGCCAGAACGCTGGCGTCGTGACGGAATCCATGACCGAAAGCCGAGAAGACGCCATCTCCCAAGTTAAGAATGAGAACGTCGCCGCTGTTCTTCTCAAGACCGATAAGGGCTTCGACCTCATCACCGACGGCGATGCGTCCCCCGAGGTGATGGGGGCGGCCAGCACCATCGCGTCCACGCTGTCGCAGGGCACTGCGCTGCAGAGGCTGGGGATTTCGCCTCAGCAGTTCGCGGAAGCAATGCCGCCGGCGGAGATCACCACCGTCAACGTCAAGGACGATAATTCGTCGGAGGTGAACATGCCTGCGGTGGTCATGGTGATGATCGGATCTTCCCTGATGAGCCTTTTCATCATCCTGTTCGCGGCGAATATCGGCGGTCGCGTGACGGAGGAGAAGTCGTCCCGAGTAGTGGAAATCATCCTGTCCACGGTCCGCCCATTGGATTTCTTGGCGGGGAAGATCCTCGGCAACACGGTCTTCGGGCTGATCGCGGCGGCGATTGTCCTCGGCGCCGGTGCCATCACCGTCTCGACGACGAACGTGCTGGATGGGTTCCCGTTCGATTACGGCATTCTGGGGCTCATGCTGCTGGCATTCGTGCTGGGCATGCTGTTGTTCGGCAGCCTGTACGCCGCCGCTGGGTCGATGGTGAGCCGCACGGAAGACCTGCAGTCCACGCAGATGCCCGTGATGATCCTTGTCTTCGGCATGATTTACACGCCGGTATTCGGATGGAACAGCTTGGATTCCACGGTGATGCAGGTCTTGACGTGGATTCCGCCGTTCAGCCTGCCGACCATTCCGTTGCAGGTCGCTGCCGGGAACATGAGCTACCCGCTGGCGCTTGTCGACTACGCGGTGTCTGCGGTGGTCATTGTGCTGCTCATGGTGCTGGTGTCGAAGATCTACCAGCGCTCGATCTTGCACAACGGCAAGAAGATGTCGTGGGCCAAGGCTCTCACGGCTAAGGCTTAA
- a CDS encoding ABC transporter ATP-binding protein, with amino-acid sequence MQPLYIDHLNKSYGDHQVLHDMTFQVAPGEIYGFVGSNGAGKSTTMRIALGVLASDSGEVRVGDEPINDDLRRRIGYMPEERGLYAKEKIADQLHFFAKLHGLDADRAQRNTTDLLEQLGLAERANDKLDELSLGNQQRVQLAASLVHDPQLLILDEPFSGLDPVAVNVMSTLLVERAQQGIPVVFSSHQLDLVQRLCDRVGIIAGGVMKAEGTVDELRSRGPLRYEVKTPARGWYPDGITVVEETPESVIVEAQSTDQDQAILQAALAAGPVHSFSRRVPHLSELFQEVVES; translated from the coding sequence ATGCAGCCCTTATACATAGACCACCTAAATAAGAGCTACGGAGACCACCAAGTCCTCCACGACATGACCTTTCAGGTTGCCCCCGGCGAGATCTACGGGTTCGTTGGATCCAACGGCGCTGGCAAATCCACGACCATGCGCATTGCCCTGGGTGTGCTCGCCAGCGATTCCGGCGAGGTCCGCGTCGGCGACGAGCCCATCAACGACGATCTCCGCCGCCGCATTGGCTACATGCCGGAGGAACGCGGCCTGTACGCCAAGGAGAAGATCGCCGATCAGCTGCATTTCTTCGCCAAGCTGCACGGCCTCGATGCCGACCGCGCCCAGCGCAACACCACGGACCTCCTGGAACAGCTCGGCCTCGCCGAGCGCGCGAACGACAAGCTCGATGAGCTCTCCTTGGGTAACCAGCAGCGCGTCCAGCTGGCCGCCTCGCTCGTCCACGATCCCCAGCTGCTCATCCTGGATGAGCCCTTTTCCGGCTTGGACCCCGTGGCCGTCAACGTTATGAGCACGCTCCTCGTCGAGCGCGCCCAGCAGGGCATTCCCGTGGTGTTCAGCTCGCACCAGCTGGACTTGGTCCAGCGGTTGTGTGATCGCGTGGGCATCATCGCCGGTGGCGTGATGAAGGCCGAGGGTACCGTCGACGAGCTTCGCAGCCGCGGACCTCTGCGCTACGAGGTGAAGACCCCGGCGCGCGGTTGGTACCCCGATGGCATCACCGTCGTGGAGGAGACCCCGGAGTCGGTCATCGTGGAAGCGCAGTCCACGGACCAGGATCAGGCCATCTTGCAGGCTGCTTTGGCGGCTGGCCCGGTCCACTCGTTCTCCCGCCGTGTCCCCCACCTGTCGGAGCTGTTCCAGGAGGTCGTCGAATCATGA
- a CDS encoding aldo/keto reductase produces MESLKLNDGHTIPQLGLGVWQLNDQDTYTSVRAAIEAGYRHIDTAAIYGNEEPVGKAVADAISNGEVTREDLFITTKLWNADQQRGKEAFEESLSKLGMDYVDLYLLHWPCPAAGTFVQAYESMAAINESGAAKSIGVCNFYPEALDELDKAGFTPAVNQIEIHPGFSQRDQREDNARRGIVTESWSPLGQGKNLTDPTIGAIASNHGVSVAQAIIRWHIQRGEVVIPRSSKVERVRENFDVFGFELSEDEVKEIEQLDRTDGRVGPDPREFNTGTSAE; encoded by the coding sequence ATGGAATCTCTCAAACTTAACGACGGCCACACCATCCCCCAGCTCGGCCTGGGCGTGTGGCAACTCAACGACCAAGACACCTACACCTCCGTCCGTGCCGCCATCGAAGCCGGCTACCGGCACATCGATACGGCCGCCATCTACGGCAATGAGGAGCCAGTGGGCAAGGCTGTGGCCGACGCCATCTCGAATGGCGAGGTCACGCGCGAGGATCTGTTCATCACCACCAAGCTGTGGAACGCCGACCAGCAGCGCGGCAAGGAAGCCTTCGAGGAATCCCTGAGCAAGCTCGGCATGGACTACGTGGATCTCTACCTGCTGCACTGGCCGTGCCCGGCTGCCGGGACATTCGTGCAGGCCTACGAGTCCATGGCTGCGATCAACGAATCCGGCGCGGCGAAGTCGATCGGCGTGTGCAACTTCTACCCGGAGGCCCTCGATGAGCTCGACAAGGCCGGTTTCACCCCAGCCGTGAACCAGATCGAGATTCACCCCGGTTTTAGTCAGCGCGACCAACGCGAGGACAATGCCCGCCGCGGCATCGTCACCGAGTCCTGGTCCCCGCTGGGGCAGGGGAAGAACCTCACCGACCCCACCATCGGCGCCATCGCTTCCAACCACGGCGTGAGCGTGGCTCAGGCCATTATCCGGTGGCACATCCAGCGCGGCGAGGTTGTGATTCCGCGGTCTTCCAAGGTGGAGCGCGTCCGTGAGAACTTCGACGTGTTCGGTTTCGAGCTCAGCGAGGATGAGGTCAAGGAGATCGAGCAGCTTGACCGCACCGACGGCCGCGTTGGTCCCGATCCGCGTGAGTTCAACACGGGCACGTCTGCCGAATAA
- a CDS encoding thiamine-binding protein: MLFAFSVSPSGGDNPDASVHDAVAAAVKIVRESGLPNRTDSMFTTIEGEWDDCMDVIKRATEAVGEYGTRVWLVLKADIRPGYTGEMEGKLERLERALDS; this comes from the coding sequence ATGTTGTTCGCATTTTCCGTCTCCCCCTCCGGCGGGGATAACCCAGATGCCTCGGTGCACGACGCCGTGGCCGCAGCCGTGAAGATCGTCCGCGAGTCCGGCCTGCCCAACCGCACGGACTCCATGTTCACCACCATCGAAGGCGAATGGGATGACTGTATGGACGTGATCAAGCGCGCCACCGAAGCTGTGGGGGAGTACGGCACTCGGGTGTGGCTGGTCCTCAAGGCCGATATTCGCCCGGGTTATACGGGGGAGATGGAAGGAAAGCTCGAGCGCCTCGAGCGGGCTCTCGATTCTTAG
- a CDS encoding CE1758 family FMN-dependent luciferase-like monooxygenase, with product MQFGLMTVGDHTPDPTTGKLVTEHQRIKNTVEIAKKAEEVGLDVFATGQHHNPPFVAPGNPPVLLANIAAQTSSLILSTSTTLITTMDPVRLAEDYAYAQHLADGRLDLMMGRGNTGAVYPWFGADIRKGIPMAIENYHLLRRLWREKNVTWKGEFRTPLQSFTSTPRPLDDTPPFVWHGSIRSTEIAEQAAFYGDGFFHNNIFWNIEHTQQMVNLYRQRFEHYGHGRADQAIVGLGGQVFMTDSEKEAKDFFRPYFNNAPVYGHGPSLEDFEKMTPLTVGTPEQVIERYLSYADAVGDYQRQLFLVDHAGLPQDVVLEQIEILGTKVVPELRKELEARRPSHVPSDPPTHASLVAQGPDSPHRLVQPATAQPVNVNPATAQPAGDRS from the coding sequence ATGCAATTCGGACTTATGACAGTCGGAGACCACACCCCCGATCCCACAACGGGGAAGCTGGTCACAGAACACCAACGTATTAAGAACACCGTCGAGATCGCGAAGAAGGCCGAGGAAGTGGGCCTCGATGTCTTCGCCACGGGCCAACACCACAATCCGCCATTCGTGGCACCGGGCAACCCACCGGTTCTTTTAGCCAACATTGCGGCGCAAACGAGCTCGCTGATTCTCAGCACGTCGACCACGCTCATAACCACCATGGATCCCGTGCGCCTGGCCGAGGATTACGCTTACGCCCAGCACCTCGCCGACGGCCGGCTCGACCTCATGATGGGCCGCGGCAACACCGGCGCCGTTTACCCCTGGTTCGGCGCCGACATCCGCAAGGGCATCCCCATGGCGATCGAAAATTACCATCTGCTCCGCCGCCTATGGCGCGAGAAGAACGTCACGTGGAAGGGCGAATTCCGTACCCCACTGCAATCGTTCACCTCAACCCCGCGCCCCCTCGACGACACCCCGCCCTTCGTCTGGCACGGCTCCATCCGTTCCACCGAGATCGCCGAACAAGCAGCCTTCTACGGAGACGGGTTCTTTCACAACAACATCTTCTGGAACATCGAACACACCCAGCAGATGGTTAACCTCTACCGCCAGCGCTTCGAACACTATGGGCACGGCAGGGCAGACCAAGCCATCGTGGGACTGGGCGGCCAGGTATTCATGACCGATAGTGAAAAGGAAGCAAAGGACTTCTTCCGCCCCTACTTCAACAACGCACCCGTCTATGGCCACGGCCCCAGCCTCGAGGACTTCGAGAAAATGACACCCCTGACGGTAGGCACGCCGGAACAGGTCATCGAGCGCTACCTCAGCTACGCCGACGCAGTGGGCGACTACCAGCGCCAGCTCTTCCTCGTCGACCACGCCGGCCTGCCGCAGGATGTCGTTCTGGAGCAGATCGAGATCCTCGGCACCAAGGTTGTGCCCGAGCTCCGCAAGGAACTGGAAGCACGCCGCCCCAGCCACGTGCCCTCCGACCCGCCTACCCACGCCAGCCTGGTAGCGCAGGGTCCGGACTCGCCCCACCGCCTCGTTCAACCCGCCACCGCCCAACCCGTCAACGTCAATCCCGCCACCGCCCAACCCGCAGGAGACAGGTCATGA